Proteins encoded by one window of Synechococcus sp. MVIR-18-1:
- a CDS encoding DUF2949 domain-containing protein translates to MVISSDPQPKPSAALLAYLQGKLGLSASAINLGLRQAELEQAPLPVVLWSFGLLSLQGYQDVLDWQQAQE, encoded by the coding sequence ATGGTCATTAGTAGTGACCCGCAACCCAAGCCGTCTGCTGCTTTGCTTGCCTACTTGCAGGGCAAGCTTGGATTGAGTGCCAGTGCCATCAATCTTGGCCTGCGGCAAGCTGAATTAGAACAGGCTCCCCTGCCAGTGGTGCTCTGGAGTTTTGGACTGCTCAGCTTGCAAGGTTACCAAGATGTTTTGGACTGGCAGCAAGCTCAGGAGTAG
- a CDS encoding adenine phosphoribosyltransferase: MDLRHYIQDIPDFPKPGILFRDISPMLRDPVGWAEVMDRLGTLCDSLNPDLIVGIEARGFIVGMGLATQKKLGFVPVRKPGKLPGQVYGIDYALEYGTDRLEIHADAMRDEPRILIVDDLLATGGTASATTDLVKKAGGQLVGCAFIVELTALGGRGRLPDDIQVESLIHYS, encoded by the coding sequence TTGGATCTTCGTCATTACATTCAAGATATTCCAGACTTTCCAAAACCAGGAATTCTCTTCCGAGACATATCCCCGATGTTGCGTGATCCCGTGGGCTGGGCAGAGGTCATGGATCGTCTTGGAACGCTATGCGATTCGTTGAATCCAGACCTGATTGTGGGAATTGAAGCCAGGGGTTTCATTGTGGGAATGGGTTTGGCAACGCAGAAGAAGCTGGGATTTGTTCCAGTACGCAAACCAGGAAAACTCCCCGGGCAGGTCTACGGAATTGATTACGCCCTGGAATACGGGACGGATCGCCTCGAGATTCATGCCGATGCCATGAGAGACGAACCAAGAATTTTGATTGTTGATGACCTGCTAGCAACAGGCGGGACTGCCTCGGCCACAACCGATTTAGTCAAGAAGGCTGGCGGTCAACTGGTGGGCTGCGCCTTCATCGTGGAACTCACAGCTTTAGGTGGACGAGGGCGTCTTCCCGATGACATCCAGGTTGAATCTCTGATTCACTACTCCTGA
- a CDS encoding DUF3038 domain-containing protein, protein MTEATVTPLPATSLPIAVLGRRGMERLDLLLLTVESLDFNGGEAMLWATQQLGFESLFPNRVELWKRRCHNPLRRSTRRGRLGSAETEALIRLLCAMADRLYPMLHQLLSSREPADLSKQRWALVDQRLRDLIAERFNLRRGAVQRLLSTDHSSSIQRQLVLILALAAGPGGVDRLRASLLDPTP, encoded by the coding sequence ATGACTGAAGCAACAGTCACTCCTCTTCCAGCAACGTCTTTGCCAATAGCTGTGCTTGGTCGTCGTGGGATGGAGCGTCTCGATCTCCTTTTGCTCACAGTGGAGTCCTTGGATTTCAACGGTGGGGAGGCCATGCTTTGGGCCACCCAACAACTCGGCTTCGAAAGTCTGTTCCCAAACCGGGTAGAGCTTTGGAAGCGTCGATGCCATAACCCGCTTCGTCGTTCTACGCGTCGTGGAAGACTTGGTTCGGCTGAAACAGAGGCCCTTATCAGGCTTCTCTGTGCCATGGCTGATCGGCTTTATCCGATGCTTCACCAGCTTCTCTCGAGTCGTGAACCCGCTGACCTCAGCAAGCAGCGTTGGGCTTTAGTTGACCAACGCTTGAGGGATTTGATCGCTGAGCGCTTCAATCTCCGCCGGGGGGCTGTTCAACGTTTGCTCAGCACCGATCACTCTTCGTCGATTCAACGACAGCTTGTTTTGATTCTGGCGCTGGCCGCAGGTCCCGGTGGAGTGGATCGCCTTCGGGCCAGTCTTCTTGACCCAACACCCTGA
- a CDS encoding DUF4335 domain-containing protein, which produces MLKLSYRYDQTAARLEVDGLPDFSSGHGDSVIGILSAWRLQLVGAPELEGKRDHLEALMAVVFPYARHQISGVSRPEGWSHHPVSIRPVDGGHQLGLTSSQPDVPPLEIKLDDADLADLLRCLDALRADERVAISWPVIINHPLSRRELVERVPLVRRLAAPVFGGVALVVVGVMAMVVPLPSQDTKAPTDSIEAPRPDPVSDPSQADPSR; this is translated from the coding sequence ATGCTCAAACTCTCTTACCGCTACGACCAAACGGCGGCCAGGCTTGAGGTGGATGGCCTCCCTGACTTTTCGTCCGGCCATGGTGACAGCGTGATTGGGATCTTGTCTGCTTGGCGTCTTCAATTGGTTGGTGCTCCTGAGCTGGAGGGGAAACGCGATCACCTTGAAGCGTTGATGGCTGTTGTTTTTCCCTATGCACGCCATCAAATCTCCGGTGTTTCCAGGCCTGAAGGCTGGTCGCATCATCCAGTGAGTATCCGCCCTGTTGATGGTGGCCATCAGCTTGGCCTAACCAGTAGTCAGCCTGATGTTCCCCCGTTGGAAATCAAGTTGGATGATGCTGATCTTGCTGATCTTTTGCGCTGCCTAGATGCGCTTCGTGCTGACGAACGCGTGGCTATTTCTTGGCCCGTGATCATCAATCACCCCTTGAGTCGTCGTGAATTAGTGGAGCGGGTTCCTTTGGTTCGTCGTTTGGCTGCACCTGTGTTTGGTGGTGTAGCTCTTGTTGTCGTTGGGGTCATGGCCATGGTTGTTCCATTGCCCAGCCAAGACACCAAGGCTCCTACTGACTCCATAGAGGCTCCCCGTCCAGATCCTGTGAGCGATCCTTCACAAGCTGATCCATCACGTTGA
- a CDS encoding EF-hand domain-containing protein — protein MEKWVPFTLVALGASLLLPDQGAQANPVRHYGTRMEALFVRMDSNRDGRLERREVSGQPYLERRLQRHTTRNYLLIEDIRPSASHPSGLRLQRRFQQADRNFDGKLDRKEVASLPWLQRNFESLDRNGDGGLTLNELWMMQRSLAPRSR, from the coding sequence ATGGAGAAATGGGTACCTTTCACACTCGTTGCACTGGGGGCAAGCCTCCTGCTGCCAGACCAAGGTGCTCAAGCCAACCCTGTGCGTCATTACGGCACCAGGATGGAGGCCTTATTCGTTCGGATGGATTCCAATCGTGATGGACGCTTGGAGAGAAGAGAAGTCAGTGGCCAGCCCTACCTCGAACGGAGATTACAGCGACACACAACCCGAAACTATTTGTTGATTGAAGACATCAGGCCCTCCGCTTCCCACCCAAGTGGTCTGCGATTGCAAAGACGATTTCAACAAGCCGATCGGAATTTTGATGGAAAACTTGATCGTAAGGAGGTGGCATCCCTTCCCTGGCTGCAACGAAATTTCGAAAGTCTGGACCGCAATGGAGACGGAGGTCTGACCTTGAATGAACTTTGGATGATGCAACGTTCACTCGCTCCTCGATCGAGATAA
- a CDS encoding response regulator: MIWVVDDDPELRQMVGTYLIDQGYDVRCLSDVKQLEARLDFQRPDLIVLDLMMPGDDGLSALRRLRDAGDDLPVVMLTARGDGVDRIIGLEQGADDYLAKPFLPRELSARIEAVLRRRSSIPAGTPLAEGGDVTFGENQFDLSARTLFREGEPVVITSGEFSLLAAFVQHPHRPLSRERLIELARGPGSDTDSRSMDVQVSRVRKLVEPDPARPRYIQTVWGYGYVFVPDGQPRSR, from the coding sequence ATGATTTGGGTCGTGGATGACGATCCGGAACTTCGTCAGATGGTAGGTACCTACTTGATTGATCAGGGCTATGACGTTCGCTGTCTTAGTGATGTCAAGCAGCTAGAGGCAAGGCTGGACTTTCAGCGCCCAGACTTGATCGTGCTCGACTTGATGATGCCTGGCGATGATGGCCTGTCAGCTTTACGTCGCTTGCGAGATGCTGGCGACGATCTACCCGTGGTCATGTTGACGGCCAGAGGAGATGGAGTTGATCGCATTATTGGCTTGGAGCAGGGGGCTGATGACTATCTCGCTAAGCCATTTCTTCCCCGTGAGTTGTCAGCACGCATCGAAGCAGTGCTTAGAAGGCGTAGCTCGATTCCTGCCGGAACTCCCCTGGCTGAAGGCGGTGATGTGACGTTCGGAGAAAATCAATTTGATCTTTCTGCCAGGACCCTGTTTCGCGAGGGCGAGCCTGTTGTTATTACCAGTGGTGAGTTCAGCTTGTTGGCGGCTTTCGTGCAGCACCCCCATCGACCTCTGTCTAGAGAACGACTCATCGAGCTGGCTCGCGGACCAGGGTCTGATACGGATAGTCGCAGCATGGACGTGCAAGTTTCGAGGGTACGCAAGCTGGTTGAACCAGATCCTGCGCGTCCTCGCTATATCCAAACGGTATGGGGATACGGTTATGTCTTCGTTCCTGATGGACAACCTCGTTCGCGTTGA
- a CDS encoding ATP-binding protein produces MTPRVWQVRLRSLFGWSGLALGSWAFCLLVLQVLFGQQLEQLQTVQLGRDLALNVRLTELALERYPPHLVTELTGLDLTVAIHPKSVQKIPSAGFQRQAKALQTQLCERLSHCPMVVADQDHEGERGIWIELISPLEPIWLRVNVRAPMSWPPEPTLLGLSLVGAGMICGGLFLLVEVEAPLRGLEKALSRVGDGIDPDAVPARGAPEVQRLTRRFNAMVRRLAANRNERATMLAGIAHDLRAPITRLQFRLSLPQLSAKERERCAGDLQSLERITGQFLLFAGGGDEELSVPVPLDQLLAEVASSHPADQLQLQLDTFEVMVKPVALSRAVANLIDNAFTYGQAPVVLRLLRTADQCSIEVWDQGDGMPQHLFEQALQPFHRLDSSRGGQGHCGLGLAIVVHVARLHGGYLDCRYADGLNDSKVPGRFAIRLSLPIDLMVQNVAKS; encoded by the coding sequence ATGACCCCACGGGTGTGGCAAGTTCGACTGCGATCTTTATTCGGTTGGAGTGGCCTTGCTCTCGGCAGCTGGGCGTTTTGCTTGTTGGTTTTACAGGTGTTGTTTGGACAGCAGCTTGAGCAGCTTCAGACGGTGCAGCTCGGCCGTGATTTGGCCCTCAATGTAAGGCTCACTGAGTTGGCTCTAGAGCGCTACCCCCCCCATCTGGTGACTGAACTCACCGGTCTTGACCTCACAGTTGCGATCCACCCCAAATCGGTTCAAAAGATTCCTTCCGCAGGATTTCAACGCCAGGCGAAAGCGCTTCAGACGCAGCTTTGTGAGCGGCTCTCCCATTGTCCGATGGTTGTGGCGGATCAAGATCACGAGGGCGAACGCGGAATTTGGATTGAGCTGATTTCACCGTTGGAACCGATTTGGCTGCGCGTGAATGTGCGTGCTCCGATGAGCTGGCCGCCTGAGCCCACTCTGTTGGGGTTATCACTGGTTGGGGCGGGCATGATTTGTGGCGGCCTGTTTCTGCTCGTGGAGGTGGAGGCACCGTTACGTGGATTGGAAAAGGCCTTATCCCGGGTTGGGGACGGAATTGATCCTGATGCTGTTCCGGCTCGTGGTGCTCCTGAGGTTCAGCGCCTTACGCGCCGTTTCAATGCAATGGTCCGACGTTTGGCTGCCAATCGAAATGAAAGAGCCACCATGCTCGCTGGAATCGCCCATGACTTACGCGCGCCCATCACTCGGCTGCAGTTTCGATTGTCTTTACCTCAACTCAGTGCAAAAGAACGCGAACGTTGTGCTGGAGATTTGCAATCTTTAGAACGCATCACAGGTCAGTTCCTTCTGTTTGCAGGAGGCGGTGATGAAGAACTCTCTGTGCCTGTTCCTTTGGATCAACTGCTGGCAGAGGTGGCGAGCAGTCATCCTGCCGATCAATTGCAGCTTCAGTTGGACACATTTGAGGTCATGGTGAAGCCAGTGGCCTTGAGTCGAGCTGTTGCCAACTTGATTGATAACGCTTTCACCTATGGCCAAGCCCCTGTGGTGTTGAGGTTGTTGCGCACTGCAGATCAATGTTCGATTGAAGTTTGGGATCAGGGAGATGGCATGCCTCAGCATTTGTTTGAGCAGGCTCTTCAACCGTTTCACCGCCTCGATTCCTCGCGTGGAGGACAGGGCCACTGTGGATTGGGGTTGGCCATTGTTGTGCATGTGGCACGTCTGCATGGTGGCTACCTCGACTGCCGTTATGCCGATGGTTTGAATGACTCGAAGGTTCCAGGGCGCTTCGCTATTCGTTTGTCACTGCCAATAGACCTCATGGTGCAGAACGTTGCGAAAAGCTGA
- the ppk2 gene encoding polyphosphate kinase 2 — MGGLDGRELSSAALADRKGDGLQRPSYDGERLKKKIYESELEQLQTQLVKMQYWIKEKGFRMIILFEGRDAAGKGGTIKRLTEPLNPRGARVVALGTPSDQQKTQWYFQRYVEHFPAAGEIVVFDRSWYNRAGVERVMGFCTPNEVEGFLEDCPQFERMLVRSGVLLLKYWFSVSDTEQEVRFQSRIDDPTRRWKLSPMDLEARNRWVEFSEAKDIMFASTNIPEAPWFTVEADDKRRARLNCLRHVLSKVPWEDMTPPAIELPPRPKQGSYDRPPINEQFFVPNHYPYDQTSE, encoded by the coding sequence ATGGGTGGGCTTGATGGACGTGAGCTCAGCAGCGCGGCCCTGGCCGACCGGAAGGGTGATGGACTCCAACGACCTAGTTACGACGGAGAACGACTCAAGAAAAAGATTTACGAGTCTGAACTGGAACAGCTTCAGACTCAACTCGTCAAAATGCAATATTGGATCAAGGAAAAGGGCTTCCGCATGATCATCCTGTTTGAGGGACGGGATGCAGCTGGTAAGGGAGGCACGATTAAACGCTTAACTGAACCTTTAAACCCCCGTGGCGCCAGAGTTGTTGCTTTGGGAACCCCTTCCGATCAGCAGAAAACGCAGTGGTATTTCCAGCGATATGTGGAACATTTTCCAGCTGCTGGCGAAATTGTGGTGTTTGATCGCAGCTGGTATAACCGCGCTGGTGTGGAGCGGGTGATGGGGTTTTGTACCCCTAATGAGGTTGAGGGTTTTCTTGAAGATTGTCCTCAGTTTGAGCGAATGTTGGTTCGTAGTGGTGTGTTGTTGTTGAAGTATTGGTTCTCTGTGAGTGATACGGAACAAGAGGTACGATTTCAATCACGCATTGATGATCCAACCAGGCGTTGGAAGCTCAGTCCGATGGATCTTGAAGCACGTAATCGTTGGGTGGAGTTTTCAGAGGCAAAGGATATAATGTTTGCCAGCACCAATATCCCTGAGGCACCTTGGTTCACCGTAGAAGCCGACGATAAGCGACGGGCAAGGCTTAATTGTCTCAGGCATGTTCTTAGCAAGGTTCCATGGGAAGATATGACTCCGCCAGCGATTGAATTACCACCAAGGCCAAAACAGGGCTCCTATGATAGGCCACCTATTAATGAACAGTTTTTTGTTCCTAATCATTATCCTTATGATCAAACCAGTGAATAA